One Gimesia aquarii DNA segment encodes these proteins:
- a CDS encoding GspE/PulE family protein, with the protein MAARRLGQIMVDLGYISEDQLWDILEEQKQSPGEVIGQVGIRMGLVTEEQVTQALAEQWGMPVVELAETNISPKVLELVPETMASIYKIMPVSLKDDVLTVAMADPQNVAALDDLRNFLGYDVRGAVSNLHDVEEAIARHYSEHEDSIEDVIGTIEDELGEEDGKNVYDLSSSEEIADAAPIRKLLNMVMLLAIKDQASDIHLEPFEDEFKIRVRADGVLYEMVPPPRHLANAIVSRVKIMADLDIAERRLPQDGRIELNVGGNPVDLRVSVLPTLFGEAVVMRVLDRTVVQLDLNKIGMDPVTLTRFREMIHRPNGIVLVTGPTGSGKTTTLYSALNELNVIEEKIITTEDPIEYDIDGLIQVPVNPDIDVTFASVLRAILRHDPDQILIGEIRDYETAEIAVQSALTGHLVFSTLHTNDAPSAITRLRDMGVPTFLITATVEAIQAQRLVRTICKECRTEFEPSDELLMELQLPIEQARQYSFYYGKGCATCNNSGYKGRTGLYELMDVTDEIRDLITADASTDDIRNVARSQGMTTLREAGLKLIFDGVTTIDEVVRETVMEDIE; encoded by the coding sequence ATGGCAGCAAGACGCCTTGGTCAAATCATGGTTGATCTGGGATACATCTCAGAAGATCAGTTATGGGATATTCTGGAAGAACAAAAACAGAGTCCGGGTGAAGTCATTGGCCAGGTCGGGATTCGGATGGGACTGGTTACCGAAGAGCAAGTTACGCAGGCTCTGGCCGAGCAGTGGGGCATGCCGGTCGTCGAGTTGGCAGAAACGAATATCTCACCCAAAGTACTTGAACTTGTTCCCGAAACAATGGCATCGATTTATAAAATTATGCCTGTCTCGTTGAAAGACGATGTGCTGACAGTCGCTATGGCTGATCCTCAAAACGTGGCAGCCTTGGATGACTTGAGAAATTTTCTGGGTTACGACGTTCGCGGGGCTGTATCGAATCTGCATGATGTCGAAGAAGCAATCGCCCGTCACTATTCTGAGCATGAAGATAGCATCGAAGATGTAATTGGAACCATTGAAGATGAACTTGGTGAAGAAGATGGTAAGAACGTTTATGATCTTTCGTCTTCTGAAGAAATTGCCGATGCCGCGCCCATTCGGAAACTGCTGAATATGGTCATGTTGTTGGCCATTAAAGATCAGGCGAGTGACATTCATTTGGAACCGTTTGAGGATGAATTCAAAATTCGTGTTCGCGCAGATGGCGTCTTGTATGAAATGGTGCCCCCCCCTCGTCACTTGGCCAACGCGATTGTCTCGCGTGTTAAAATTATGGCGGATCTGGATATTGCAGAACGACGTTTGCCTCAGGATGGTCGTATTGAACTAAACGTGGGTGGGAATCCCGTCGACTTGCGCGTGAGTGTGTTGCCTACACTGTTTGGTGAGGCCGTAGTTATGCGGGTTCTTGACCGAACTGTCGTGCAGTTGGACTTAAACAAGATCGGTATGGATCCTGTTACGCTCACACGATTCCGTGAAATGATTCACCGACCCAATGGAATTGTGCTGGTTACCGGCCCGACCGGAAGTGGAAAAACGACAACCTTGTATTCCGCATTGAATGAGTTGAACGTGATCGAGGAAAAAATCATCACGACGGAAGATCCGATTGAATATGACATTGATGGTCTGATTCAGGTTCCTGTAAATCCTGATATTGACGTCACGTTCGCTTCGGTATTGCGGGCAATTTTGCGTCACGATCCCGATCAAATCTTGATTGGCGAAATTCGCGATTACGAGACCGCTGAAATTGCAGTCCAGAGTGCACTGACCGGGCACTTGGTATTTAGCACATTGCACACCAACGATGCACCTTCGGCGATCACACGTTTGCGTGATATGGGTGTTCCAACCTTCCTGATTACGGCGACAGTGGAAGCCATTCAGGCACAACGTCTGGTGCGAACCATTTGCAAGGAATGTCGTACCGAGTTTGAACCTAGTGACGAATTGTTAATGGAATTGCAGCTCCCGATCGAACAGGCTCGTCAATACAGTTTCTACTACGGGAAAGGTTGTGCGACCTGTAATAACTCAGGGTATAAGGGCCGAACTGGTCTCTATGAATTGATGGATGTGACTGATGAAATTCGCGATTTGATTACCGCTGATGCTTCAACAGATGACATTCGCAATGTGGCTCGTAGTCAGGGGATGACCACATTGCGAGAAGCAGGATTGAAATTGATTTTTGACGGAGTTACCACGATCGACGAAGTCGTTCGAGAAACTGTGATGGAAGATATTGAGTAA
- a CDS encoding type II secretion system F family protein, with translation MPVYQYEAMDNTGLEVKDTIEAPTEADAQTLIKEKGFFVTKIAEKGRGKKQKKGGAAKGGGGKKASPKKGGFSIGGVRPKQLTTFTRQLSTLQDAGLPILRSLRILEAQAKPGPLKASLDGVIEDIESGNTLSEAMGKQPKCFDNLYVNMVKAGEAGGALEVILQRLAEFKERAQSLKKKVQGAMIYPVAVITVASLIVGFIMYWIIPKFKKIFLDFGTELPGITLLLMSMSDIVVSYFYLFPAIPLALWIFIKIVKKNKKGAFVIDWIALRIPLLGKIISKSVTARTCRTLGTLIASGVPILEAIIIARDTAGNMVFQKAFDTIYAAIREGETMAVPLREARIVDDIVVNMVDVGEETGALDNMLYKVADVYDEEVAVLVDALVSLLEPLMVIVLGLIVGFIVIALFMPLIKLLNDLS, from the coding sequence ATGCCGGTTTATCAATATGAGGCAATGGATAATACAGGACTCGAGGTGAAAGACACCATCGAAGCGCCTACTGAAGCAGATGCCCAGACTCTCATTAAAGAGAAGGGGTTTTTCGTTACGAAAATCGCCGAAAAAGGCCGTGGCAAGAAACAGAAAAAAGGCGGTGCCGCAAAGGGTGGAGGGGGTAAGAAAGCCAGTCCCAAAAAAGGTGGTTTTTCCATTGGTGGTGTTCGTCCGAAGCAGTTGACTACCTTTACGCGACAGCTTTCTACTCTCCAGGATGCAGGTCTGCCGATTTTGAGAAGTCTTCGTATTCTAGAAGCGCAGGCAAAACCGGGACCCTTAAAAGCATCTCTGGATGGGGTGATTGAAGACATTGAATCTGGAAATACGCTTTCCGAAGCGATGGGTAAACAACCTAAGTGTTTTGACAACCTTTATGTCAACATGGTGAAAGCCGGTGAAGCCGGTGGTGCTTTGGAAGTCATCCTTCAGCGACTGGCTGAGTTTAAAGAACGTGCCCAAAGTTTAAAGAAGAAAGTCCAGGGAGCCATGATCTACCCGGTGGCGGTGATCACCGTTGCCAGTTTGATCGTCGGTTTCATTATGTATTGGATTATTCCGAAATTCAAAAAGATCTTCCTCGATTTCGGTACAGAATTGCCTGGTATTACGCTTTTGTTGATGAGCATGAGTGATATTGTGGTTTCCTACTTTTACCTCTTTCCGGCGATTCCTCTTGCCTTGTGGATCTTTATCAAAATTGTCAAGAAGAATAAAAAAGGCGCGTTCGTTATTGACTGGATCGCCCTGCGCATACCGTTATTGGGGAAGATTATCAGTAAGTCGGTGACCGCGCGAACGTGTCGTACCTTGGGAACGCTCATTGCCTCCGGGGTGCCGATTCTAGAGGCGATTATCATCGCCCGTGATACGGCCGGAAATATGGTATTTCAAAAAGCATTCGACACAATTTATGCAGCGATCCGCGAAGGGGAAACAATGGCGGTTCCTCTAAGAGAAGCGCGGATTGTCGATGATATCGTGGTCAATATGGTAGACGTGGGTGAAGAAACAGGGGCACTCGATAATATGCTCTACAAAGTTGCCGACGTCTATGATGAAGAGGTTGCCGTTCTCGTGGACGCTTTAGTGAGTTTGCTGGAGCCGCTGATGGTAATTGTTCTTGGTTTAATCGTGGGCTTTATTGTAATTGCGCTCTTTATGCCCTTGATTAAACTGTTGAATGACCTTTCGTAG
- a CDS encoding type II secretion system protein, translating to MKRRSPTALKASQRNRRAFTLIELMVAIVIILILLGLLIPAIGAVRLRAQQSQVRAEISSLEAAITAFKADFGMDPPSGIVLHESGSATWSQRDKNLIRKLWPQFDFSLDKDINGDGDALDNDITLNAGECLVFFLGGVYEKTADGTFRVYGFSKNPAQPFLNPGSSVAALSATNSSRRGPYFEFDNSRFVDTDGDIAPEYLDSFPGQQKPYLYFSSYDGRGYRDSELPVLLGFKSVYREGSSAHGSTPGIPYKAKTYQIISPGADFQYGVGGNYDPDKNFPGPQPPTYLDDRTVEADNITNFVSGSLK from the coding sequence ATGAAACGTCGGTCGCCAACAGCCCTTAAGGCGTCACAACGAAACAGACGTGCTTTCACGCTGATCGAGCTCATGGTCGCCATTGTGATCATCCTGATTCTACTCGGCTTGCTGATTCCGGCCATTGGTGCGGTAAGACTCCGAGCACAGCAGTCGCAAGTACGTGCAGAAATTTCCAGCCTGGAAGCGGCAATCACTGCGTTCAAAGCCGATTTTGGTATGGATCCTCCGAGTGGGATTGTGTTGCATGAATCAGGCAGCGCAACTTGGAGTCAGCGCGATAAAAACCTAATTCGAAAGTTGTGGCCTCAGTTTGATTTTTCGTTAGATAAGGACATCAACGGAGATGGCGATGCACTTGATAATGATATTACTCTCAATGCGGGCGAATGTCTGGTGTTTTTTTTAGGCGGTGTCTATGAGAAAACTGCAGATGGAACTTTTAGGGTTTATGGTTTTTCCAAAAATCCTGCTCAACCATTCCTAAATCCCGGTTCGAGTGTTGCTGCGCTATCTGCTACCAATTCAAGTCGACGTGGGCCTTACTTCGAGTTTGATAACAGCCGTTTTGTAGACACTGATGGTGATATTGCTCCAGAATATCTCGATTCATTTCCCGGTCAGCAAAAACCATATTTATACTTTAGCAGCTATGATGGACGCGGTTATCGAGATTCAGAATTACCTGTATTATTGGGTTTTAAGAGTGTCTATCGTGAGGGGAGTTCAGCTCATGGTTCAACTCCTGGGATACCGTACAAAGCTAAGACCTATCAGATTATTTCTCCTGGTGCCGATTTCCAGTATGGGGTAGGCGGGAACTATGACCCAGACAAAAACTTTCCCGGCCCTCAACCTCCTACTTATTTAGATGACCGAACCGTCGAAGCTGACAACATCACCAATTTTGTCAGCGGTTCTTTGAAGTAA
- a CDS encoding type II secretion system protein: MRRLVIHQSVQSTRSGFTIVELMMVVGILLFLIATSAIVVRNMGNKARERATMATIVKVNGLVHDRIEAMRKALDSSKNQKFIQSLINQKYTDYVNNPSLGAKYRGLPRPVMEILVRKDIFRQNLPQYIAENPSVDTAMDNLIGAPGTAGKVGGDDGASISSEYLYYILTNHEIYGVPPVGEDAFTTNEVADTDGDGLKEFVDGWGRPLRFYRWPTRLIKPTGGTADRTIASIFFDGLPPVAAAGFNEADPLNVDADDPQGRIQHEDDRSGNLLSPLFNSSATYTLGEYATMNTFWLPLIVSAGEDGVLGLYEPHDQANNGVLAQPILPVVDGIYDNITNHNQRAGGR, translated from the coding sequence ATGCGACGTTTAGTAATTCATCAATCAGTTCAATCAACGCGAAGTGGTTTTACGATCGTGGAATTGATGATGGTTGTCGGCATCTTGTTATTTTTAATCGCGACATCAGCCATTGTGGTACGAAACATGGGAAACAAGGCCCGTGAAAGAGCGACAATGGCAACGATTGTCAAAGTGAATGGCTTGGTGCACGACCGAATTGAAGCGATGCGAAAAGCACTGGATTCCAGTAAAAATCAAAAGTTCATCCAGTCATTGATTAATCAAAAATATACAGATTATGTGAATAATCCCAGTCTGGGAGCCAAATATCGTGGTCTTCCCAGACCTGTAATGGAAATTTTGGTTCGCAAAGATATTTTTCGACAAAACTTACCACAATACATTGCTGAGAATCCAAGTGTGGATACGGCCATGGATAACTTAATCGGTGCCCCTGGGACTGCCGGTAAAGTTGGCGGCGATGATGGAGCCAGTATCAGTTCTGAGTATCTGTATTATATTTTGACGAATCACGAGATATATGGTGTTCCCCCGGTTGGTGAAGATGCATTTACAACAAACGAAGTTGCTGATACTGACGGCGATGGTCTTAAAGAATTTGTCGATGGCTGGGGCAGGCCACTACGATTTTACCGCTGGCCTACCCGCCTGATTAAGCCTACTGGGGGTACTGCCGATCGGACCATTGCCAGTATCTTTTTTGACGGCCTACCTCCAGTCGCTGCTGCAGGTTTCAATGAAGCTGATCCACTGAATGTGGATGCCGATGACCCACAAGGTCGTATTCAACATGAAGATGATCGTTCGGGTAACTTATTATCGCCTCTCTTCAACTCATCTGCAACTTATACTCTTGGTGAATATGCGACGATGAATACGTTTTGGTTGCCATTGATTGTTTCGGCTGGAGAGGATGGTGTTCTGGGGCTCTATGAACCACATGATCAAGCCAATAACGGTGTGTTAGCACAGCCGATATTACCAGTTGTCGATGGGATTTATGATAATATCACAAACCATAATCAACGAGCAGGAGGCAGGTAA
- a CDS encoding Tfp pilus assembly protein FimT/FimU: MIISQTIINEQEAGKPVQAFRNYNMLSLRLSQKTYTSVSVRLGFTLVELLVVISILAILVVMTVTSINFALSSDLTRGGSRQVQSYLAGARDRAIYAKEPRGVRFLVDPNNPTAVTSMVYIAPSPNWNQGVIRLERIDASNPPDSIVDTILNVRGAGTDWRFLYDRGQLIDGARIKIPGDSSGSWYTIDLNNSPISKHYTNPPVFDPDTDEVLRLTTAYRDAGTSDSTEVVAFAPGSGPSTYLLELPPVVLSGEEPTLLPTGTAIDLDRSFLPASWRITAVDLGDDNQPGNAGVDDNGSGGADDLAERLWPGTDDFRLYSSQLDLMFSPRGSIAGSEASGGKIHFVIDTLENIQSTWKGGTSYSEGDQVTVPARFITPTTSEADLSFKPYDRIYVCTGPGTSGNNPSEFIRAAARTEGNTFTEGGVTWRVELNTAPSILSIFTRTGNVSAYPMFFNSVLPPPPLSNWSPDVFFYAETGEVAK, from the coding sequence ATGATAATATCACAAACCATAATCAACGAGCAGGAGGCAGGTAAACCCGTGCAAGCCTTTCGCAATTACAATATGTTGTCGCTCAGACTGTCGCAGAAAACGTACACTTCTGTTTCAGTACGTTTGGGCTTCACGCTCGTAGAATTACTGGTTGTGATTTCTATCCTCGCAATCCTGGTTGTGATGACAGTAACTTCCATCAATTTTGCACTCTCTTCTGACCTGACACGGGGAGGATCTCGCCAAGTGCAATCTTATTTAGCTGGTGCACGCGACCGGGCTATTTATGCTAAAGAACCCCGGGGGGTCCGTTTTTTGGTTGATCCCAATAACCCGACTGCTGTGACCAGCATGGTCTATATCGCACCCAGTCCCAATTGGAATCAGGGAGTGATTCGATTGGAACGAATTGATGCCAGCAATCCTCCTGATAGCATTGTCGATACCATATTGAATGTGCGTGGAGCAGGCACAGATTGGAGGTTTTTATACGATCGTGGGCAATTGATTGATGGAGCAAGGATTAAAATTCCCGGCGATAGTAGCGGTTCCTGGTACACAATCGACTTGAATAATTCACCCATTTCGAAGCACTACACTAATCCTCCTGTTTTTGATCCTGATACAGATGAAGTGTTGCGTTTAACCACAGCTTATCGTGACGCGGGAACTTCTGACTCTACCGAAGTGGTTGCGTTTGCTCCTGGAAGTGGTCCTTCAACCTACCTTCTGGAACTGCCTCCAGTCGTTTTATCAGGTGAAGAACCGACTCTGTTGCCTACTGGTACAGCTATTGACCTGGACCGTTCATTTCTTCCAGCAAGTTGGCGCATCACTGCTGTTGACTTAGGCGATGATAATCAACCTGGCAATGCGGGTGTGGATGATAATGGAAGCGGTGGGGCTGACGATCTTGCCGAACGACTTTGGCCGGGAACGGATGATTTTCGTCTTTATTCCAGCCAATTGGACCTGATGTTTTCTCCCCGAGGTTCTATTGCGGGAAGCGAAGCCAGTGGAGGAAAGATTCATTTTGTGATTGATACTCTCGAAAATATTCAGTCAACCTGGAAGGGAGGCACCAGTTACTCTGAAGGAGATCAAGTGACTGTCCCGGCTCGTTTTATTACGCCGACAACTTCGGAAGCGGATCTCAGTTTCAAACCCTATGATCGTATTTATGTTTGTACGGGTCCTGGAACCAGTGGAAATAATCCTAGTGAATTTATTCGTGCGGCAGCACGTACTGAAGGCAACACTTTTACAGAAGGTGGGGTCACCTGGCGAGTCGAGTTGAATACAGCTCCTTCTATACTCTCTATCTTTACTCGAACGGGCAATGTAAGCGCTTATCCGATGTTTTTTAATTCTGTACTCCCTCCTCCACCTCTTTCCAATTGGTCGCCTGATGTGTTCTTTTATGCCGAAACCGGGGAGGTCGCCAAATGA
- a CDS encoding type II secretion system protein J, whose amino-acid sequence MKTLNTSNQRHFERKINRSCDGFTLVEMLVSVALVLLMMLMFTEIFQILAGSMTLQRGISENDQRERLLVTMLQADLDRRTFQYLLPFAATTTFTNPLTVPPTSPAPDDPRSPRFHQEDRQGYFYISENDPNDDTDDFIQFTVSRFSNLGQTETDDFYFGRALDLSGRTPDGGTRLANHPNQPEADDGRIVPDGASQSSAAEVCYFLRGSNLYRRVMLIREPLSLSSTQNSQPVASDSADTPFFLRSGTTPAPLYGEGRFRSDNFWGDFDYSAFILDPTNTTVYARFHDLSDLDNSSTGNFPLGNPRLRFGFNHETGLSREFAPSTTGTNPPQLFIGRFTHEETSHPDFNYPQDLMDTSIGGGGNPMSPSAPSLIVNPNDRVIDLLRNGSRRSEDLVLSNVRSFDIKVFDDIRQDFVDIGGARALRFAASARQNTDHGNSQWKNVFDTWHPTGIAGVTGADGDPPFPMLSDPTVSETAPQVPDYDLANQDPVPRASPLTAIRILIRYEDPSSGQVRQMTLIHPLRNRGEG is encoded by the coding sequence ATGAAAACATTAAACACCTCTAATCAAAGACATTTCGAACGAAAAATAAATCGTTCTTGTGATGGGTTTACGCTTGTCGAGATGTTGGTTTCGGTGGCGTTGGTGCTGTTGATGATGTTGATGTTTACAGAGATTTTCCAGATTCTTGCCGGTTCGATGACATTACAGCGAGGGATTTCGGAAAATGATCAACGTGAGCGACTGTTAGTCACGATGTTACAAGCCGATTTGGATCGTCGTACATTCCAGTATCTGCTGCCCTTCGCCGCTACTACAACTTTTACGAATCCACTTACGGTACCGCCTACATCACCAGCTCCTGATGACCCACGCAGTCCGCGTTTTCACCAAGAAGATCGACAAGGTTATTTTTATATTTCAGAGAATGATCCCAACGATGATACCGACGATTTTATCCAGTTTACGGTCTCTCGTTTTTCCAACCTCGGACAAACAGAAACAGACGATTTCTATTTTGGACGCGCTTTGGACTTAAGTGGAAGGACACCAGATGGCGGCACGCGATTAGCAAATCATCCTAATCAACCCGAAGCTGACGATGGCCGAATTGTGCCAGACGGTGCTTCGCAGTCCTCTGCAGCGGAAGTTTGTTACTTTTTACGAGGCAGCAACTTGTATCGTCGTGTCATGCTAATTCGGGAACCATTATCCCTGTCGAGTACACAAAATTCACAACCTGTCGCTTCAGATTCAGCAGATACTCCTTTTTTTCTGAGGTCAGGAACCACACCCGCTCCACTTTATGGAGAAGGAAGATTTAGAAGTGATAATTTCTGGGGCGATTTCGACTATTCCGCATTTATTTTAGACCCTACTAATACAACCGTTTATGCACGTTTTCATGACCTCTCTGATTTAGATAACTCAAGTACTGGGAATTTTCCTCTTGGAAATCCTCGGCTTCGATTTGGATTTAATCATGAGACGGGGCTCTCGCGAGAGTTCGCGCCCAGCACTACGGGAACCAACCCTCCTCAGTTATTCATTGGTCGTTTTACTCATGAAGAGACATCTCATCCGGATTTTAATTATCCTCAGGATCTGATGGACACTTCGATTGGTGGTGGCGGGAACCCCATGAGCCCATCAGCTCCAAGCCTCATTGTTAATCCCAATGATCGAGTAATCGATTTACTGAGAAATGGTTCCCGGCGTTCCGAAGATCTGGTGCTTTCGAATGTGCGTTCCTTTGATATCAAAGTGTTTGATGATATTCGACAAGACTTTGTTGACATTGGTGGGGCAAGAGCTTTGCGATTTGCTGCTAGTGCAAGACAGAACACAGACCACGGCAATTCGCAATGGAAGAATGTATTTGACACCTGGCATCCTACAGGCATTGCGGGCGTTACGGGCGCTGATGGTGATCCACCTTTTCCAATGTTATCTGACCCAACAGTTTCAGAGACAGCGCCACAAGTACCGGACTACGATCTAGCAAATCAAGATCCGGTTCCCAGGGCATCACCTTTAACAGCAATTCGCATTTTAATTCGATATGAAGACCCTTCTTCCGGTCAAGTCAGACAAATGACCTTGATTCATCCTTTGAGGAATCGGGGCGAGGGATGA
- a CDS encoding DUF1559 domain-containing protein translates to MKAQRIKQKLQKRKGFTLIELLVVITIIGILVSLTLPAINGARAAARKVTCLNNMRNVGLAVVNFSSGANSQLPLLVDENIITDPGGTNANDQWDNLSWCTAILPFLDQVGFRQRWDSTASAASVNGAPTTDIVFLNSQRFPVFICPDDQFGTDPGALSYVANVGYVMLNYNAAADFSHAANSNYILSTGGAVESPVKFATGVFWRGQPNALGTPAPRMSLDFISAADGLTQTLMLSENLQAGEWANNDTGSLGFGVDMEGLLPRTTPTDATGASLVDDLLLPGGYNLTNSGTGTDSRIGSNLTANPRSAWRPSSNHPSGAVNVIFCDGSGKSLTPQMDAGVYARLLTPAGLRYGQDVVDGTSY, encoded by the coding sequence ATGAAAGCTCAAAGAATCAAACAAAAGCTACAAAAGCGTAAAGGGTTTACGCTGATCGAACTGCTGGTGGTCATCACCATCATCGGTATCCTGGTATCACTGACTTTGCCGGCAATTAATGGTGCTCGAGCCGCTGCCCGAAAGGTAACGTGTCTGAACAACATGCGAAACGTGGGGTTGGCTGTCGTCAACTTCTCATCGGGGGCGAACTCTCAATTGCCACTGTTGGTTGATGAGAATATTATCACAGATCCCGGGGGAACTAATGCCAATGATCAGTGGGATAATCTTTCCTGGTGCACGGCGATATTACCGTTCTTGGATCAGGTTGGTTTCCGTCAACGATGGGATAGTACTGCTAGTGCTGCGTCAGTAAACGGGGCACCTACTACTGATATTGTATTTTTAAACAGCCAACGATTTCCTGTCTTTATTTGCCCCGATGATCAGTTTGGTACAGATCCTGGTGCGTTATCTTATGTCGCAAACGTTGGATATGTCATGCTGAACTACAACGCGGCTGCAGATTTTTCCCATGCAGCCAACTCAAACTACATTCTTTCTACAGGAGGTGCAGTAGAGTCACCGGTCAAATTCGCGACAGGTGTTTTTTGGCGAGGCCAACCAAATGCCCTTGGTACACCAGCTCCTCGTATGTCATTGGACTTTATCTCTGCCGCTGATGGGTTGACTCAGACTCTGATGTTATCGGAGAATTTACAAGCCGGTGAGTGGGCAAATAATGATACCGGTAGTCTGGGTTTTGGTGTGGATATGGAAGGGTTGTTGCCGCGAACTACACCGACAGATGCTACAGGAGCTAGCTTAGTTGATGACTTGTTATTGCCCGGTGGATATAATTTAACAAATTCCGGAACGGGCACTGATTCTCGAATTGGTTCTAACTTGACAGCCAATCCCAGGTCAGCCTGGCGACCCAGTTCCAACCACCCCAGCGGCGCAGTGAATGTCATTTTCTGCGACGGTAGTGGAAAATCATTGACACCTCAGATGGATGCAGGCGTGTATGCTCGTCTGTTGACTCCCGCTGGTCTGCGTTATGGTCAGGATGTTGTTGATGGAACTTCCTACTAA
- a CDS encoding ClpP family protease: MFDPISGQMPTQANQRARSYSQQRQMGIGDLLLDNRIIFLDSVINDASANLIVMKLLYLQSENRHQDIHLYVNSPGGSVTSTMAIYDTMQFIECDVATYCVGLSASGGAILVAGGQKGKRYILPHAKMMIHQPYGEVGGQVSDIEIQAKDILDTREILNKILAEHTGQSIEKIAEDTSRDRFLTAAESVEYGLVDEVLVRDKGDSDKDKKEHK; this comes from the coding sequence ATGTTCGACCCGATATCAGGGCAAATGCCAACTCAGGCGAATCAACGTGCCCGTAGTTACTCTCAGCAGCGTCAGATGGGGATTGGTGATCTCCTGTTGGATAATCGGATTATCTTTTTGGATAGTGTCATCAACGATGCCAGCGCGAATTTAATCGTGATGAAACTGTTATACCTGCAGTCGGAAAATCGACATCAGGATATTCATTTGTATGTTAATTCTCCTGGAGGTTCAGTCACCTCCACGATGGCCATCTATGATACGATGCAATTCATTGAATGCGATGTTGCCACGTATTGTGTCGGTCTATCTGCCAGTGGAGGTGCCATTCTGGTTGCCGGTGGTCAAAAGGGCAAACGATATATCTTACCTCACGCCAAAATGATGATTCATCAGCCTTATGGTGAAGTCGGTGGTCAGGTATCCGATATTGAGATTCAGGCTAAAGACATTCTGGACACACGCGAGATTCTGAACAAAATTTTAGCTGAGCATACCGGGCAGTCCATTGAAAAAATTGCGGAAGATACCTCCCGCGATCGCTTTCTGACAGCCGCCGAATCAGTCGAGTACGGGCTGGTTGATGAGGTCCTGGTTCGCGATAAGGGTGATTCAGACAAAGACAAAAAAGAACACAAGTAA
- the clpP gene encoding ATP-dependent Clp endopeptidase proteolytic subunit ClpP, which produces MTVLTPYVIEKNGRDERAMDIYSRLLQDRIVMMGSQVNDQVAQSLVAQLLFLQFDDPEADIHFYINSPGGSVTAGMAIYDTMQYISCDVATYCIGQAASMGALLLTAGAAGKRNALPNSRIMIHQPLAGMQGTATDLDIHAKEVLKMKRRLNEILLHHTGQTLEKIEQDTDRDNFMDAQEAKAYGLIDNVLEHLEAPGEKENT; this is translated from the coding sequence ATGACGGTCCTTACTCCCTATGTGATCGAAAAGAATGGACGCGATGAGCGTGCCATGGATATTTACAGTCGTCTTCTGCAGGATCGTATCGTGATGATGGGATCGCAGGTGAATGATCAGGTGGCACAAAGTCTGGTAGCACAACTACTGTTTTTGCAGTTTGATGATCCAGAAGCAGACATTCATTTTTATATCAACTCGCCCGGGGGTTCTGTAACCGCGGGAATGGCAATCTATGATACCATGCAATATATCTCCTGTGATGTCGCCACCTATTGCATCGGCCAGGCTGCCAGTATGGGAGCTTTGCTGTTGACGGCGGGTGCGGCTGGAAAACGAAATGCGTTACCGAATAGTCGCATCATGATTCACCAGCCTTTAGCTGGTATGCAGGGAACAGCGACCGATTTGGACATTCATGCAAAAGAAGTTCTGAAGATGAAGAGGCGGTTGAATGAAATTCTGCTGCATCATACAGGTCAGACCTTGGAGAAAATTGAGCAGGATACAGACCGCGATAATTTCATGGATGCTCAGGAAGCGAAAGCATACGGCTTAATTGATAATGTGCTGGAGCACCTCGAAGCACCTGGAGAAAAAGAGAATACTTAA
- a CDS encoding tetratricopeptide repeat protein translates to MSTPAKLYDEAVKIYESGDIEKAVEKLNEVLAIDENYVLALSALAVYNQKLGNFDEAIAHATKVTELEPDDNFSFIQLSVICQRCGRIPEAEDAMAKAHAVGPKK, encoded by the coding sequence ATGAGCACGCCAGCAAAGCTATACGATGAAGCAGTCAAAATCTACGAAAGCGGAGACATTGAAAAAGCTGTTGAGAAGCTGAATGAAGTCTTAGCAATTGACGAAAACTATGTGCTGGCTCTTTCAGCTTTGGCAGTTTACAATCAAAAATTAGGCAACTTCGATGAAGCAATTGCTCATGCAACTAAGGTTACGGAGCTGGAACCAGATGATAATTTCTCATTCATTCAGCTCTCTGTCATCTGCCAACGCTGTGGACGTATTCCCGAAGCAGAAGATGCCATGGCTAAGGCCCACGCTGTAGGACCTAAAAAATAG